One genomic region from Streptomyces sp. NBC_01304 encodes:
- a CDS encoding L,D-transpeptidase: MRWMTAPAVAVFVLLPLGAVPAPAAAPAPAAGPRCTTGTAPYQRELERELRLPVDGRQSAADCVAIRRLQRRLGVRPADGSASLRTYRMLLVDLARRDPAARRACPARPYRVTCVDLTRQILWTQVGRRLVFGPVPVRSGRDGLETRRGWQRIYWKNRDHHSTLYDVPMPYAQFFNGGQALHGTRRDLFLSGSGGCVNMTVPDAGRLYALLGTGDRLYIWGTKPGTAGGG; this comes from the coding sequence ATGCGCTGGATGACTGCCCCCGCCGTCGCCGTATTCGTGCTTCTGCCGCTCGGCGCCGTCCCGGCCCCGGCTGCCGCCCCCGCCCCGGCCGCGGGCCCCCGCTGCACGACGGGCACCGCGCCCTACCAGCGTGAGCTGGAGCGGGAGTTGCGGCTTCCCGTCGACGGTCGCCAGTCGGCCGCCGACTGCGTCGCGATCCGGCGGCTGCAGCGGCGCCTCGGGGTGCGCCCGGCCGACGGTTCCGCGTCGCTGCGGACGTACCGCATGCTGCTCGTCGACCTCGCGCGCCGCGATCCCGCCGCCCGCCGGGCCTGTCCCGCGCGGCCGTACCGGGTGACGTGCGTGGACCTGACCCGGCAGATCCTGTGGACGCAGGTGGGGCGGCGCCTGGTGTTCGGTCCGGTGCCGGTGCGCAGCGGGCGGGACGGCCTGGAGACGCGGCGCGGCTGGCAGCGGATCTACTGGAAGAACCGGGACCACCACTCGACGCTGTACGACGTTCCGATGCCGTACGCCCAGTTCTTCAACGGGGGCCAGGCGCTGCACGGCACCCGCCGCGACCTGTTCCTTTCGGGGTCGGGCGGGTGCGTGAACATGACCGTGCCGGATGCCGGGCGGCTGTACGCGCTGCTCGGCACCGGCGACCGGCTCTACATCTGGGGGACCAAGCCGGGAACGGCAGGCGGTGGCTGA
- a CDS encoding glucose PTS transporter subunit IIA: MNTPAPGTGALAEKILRGVGGPENVESLTHCATRLRFQLHDGDKVDKAALDALGDVMGTVAQSGDRFQIVIGGAVSRVYSEIMNLPSMSGGGTAKPKSDADVKAEMRAKSRGRYAVVDNFFEYLSDSFRPLMGVLLGSSLIIAIASVLDALGFVDFRAADKSATWVFVDAMWRSVLYFLPIFVAYNAAKKLKIDPWVGAAVMAAVMTPNFTGMLNKDSGIPGITCTTNGTLGTQECVAHVFGLPMQLNDYGGQVFVPLLMVALLALVYKGLQRIFPEAVHMVFVPFFSMLIMIPITAFLIGPMGIWAGNGLGEGLSWLNGNAPIVFAIMIPLIYPFLVPLGLHWPLNALMLVNINTLGYDFIQGPMGAWNFACFGATAGVLLLSVRHREKEMRQTATGALAAGLFGGISEPSLYGIHLRFKRIYPRMLVGCLVGGVLVGVLGGVDTKAFAFTSLLTIPVFSPTGTYVIAITAAFFTSMALVYFSDFRTPEDRAAANAERDAAEAAERGEDAPADERELVSVGATAGSAGSATGSVSTVKATASGAGAGVELAAPVAGRVVGLDEVGDPVFASRALGEGVGIEPADGHVVAPVAGELVTVVDTGHAFGIRTADDIEVLVHVGIDTVQMAGNGFDVRVKTGQKVSVGDLLVEVDLDAVRAAEHPTVTLMTVTNTADLASVEPHIGQDVALGAPVVTVRR, from the coding sequence ATGAACACACCCGCACCGGGGACCGGCGCACTGGCGGAGAAGATTCTCCGCGGCGTCGGCGGACCCGAGAACGTCGAGAGCCTCACGCACTGCGCGACGCGGCTGCGCTTCCAGCTGCACGACGGGGACAAGGTCGACAAGGCCGCGCTCGACGCCCTCGGCGACGTCATGGGCACCGTCGCGCAGTCCGGCGACCGCTTCCAGATCGTGATCGGCGGCGCCGTCTCGCGCGTCTACTCCGAGATCATGAACCTGCCGTCGATGAGTGGCGGCGGCACGGCGAAGCCGAAGTCCGACGCCGACGTCAAGGCCGAGATGCGCGCCAAGAGCCGCGGCCGCTACGCCGTGGTCGACAACTTCTTCGAGTACCTCTCGGACTCGTTCCGCCCGCTCATGGGCGTGCTCCTCGGCTCCTCGCTGATCATCGCGATCGCCTCGGTCCTCGACGCCCTCGGCTTCGTCGACTTCCGTGCCGCGGACAAGTCCGCGACCTGGGTGTTCGTCGACGCCATGTGGCGCTCGGTGCTGTACTTCCTGCCGATCTTCGTCGCGTACAACGCGGCCAAGAAGCTGAAGATCGACCCGTGGGTGGGCGCCGCCGTGATGGCCGCGGTGATGACCCCGAACTTCACGGGCATGCTCAACAAGGACTCCGGGATCCCCGGCATCACCTGCACCACCAACGGGACGCTCGGCACCCAGGAGTGCGTGGCGCACGTCTTCGGGCTGCCGATGCAGCTGAACGACTACGGCGGCCAGGTGTTCGTGCCGCTCCTGATGGTCGCCCTGCTCGCCCTGGTCTACAAGGGCCTGCAGCGGATCTTCCCCGAGGCCGTGCACATGGTCTTCGTGCCGTTCTTCAGCATGCTGATCATGATCCCGATCACCGCGTTCCTCATCGGCCCCATGGGCATCTGGGCCGGCAACGGCCTCGGCGAGGGCCTGTCCTGGCTGAACGGCAACGCCCCGATCGTCTTCGCGATCATGATCCCGCTGATCTACCCGTTCCTGGTGCCGCTCGGCCTGCACTGGCCGCTGAACGCGCTGATGCTGGTGAACATCAACACCCTGGGCTACGACTTCATCCAGGGCCCCATGGGCGCCTGGAACTTCGCCTGCTTCGGCGCGACCGCCGGTGTGCTGCTCCTCTCGGTGCGCCACCGCGAGAAGGAAATGCGCCAGACCGCGACCGGCGCCCTGGCCGCGGGCCTGTTCGGCGGCATCTCCGAGCCTTCGCTGTACGGCATCCACCTGCGCTTCAAGCGGATCTACCCGCGCATGCTCGTGGGCTGCCTCGTGGGCGGCGTGCTCGTCGGCGTCCTGGGCGGCGTGGACACCAAGGCCTTCGCCTTCACCTCGCTGCTGACCATCCCGGTCTTCTCCCCGACGGGCACCTACGTCATCGCGATCACGGCGGCCTTCTTCACCTCGATGGCGCTCGTGTACTTCTCCGACTTCCGCACTCCGGAGGACCGCGCGGCGGCCAACGCCGAGCGCGACGCGGCCGAGGCCGCGGAGCGCGGCGAGGACGCACCGGCCGACGAGCGCGAGCTCGTCTCGGTCGGCGCCACCGCCGGTTCGGCCGGTTCGGCCACTGGCTCCGTGTCCACGGTCAAGGCAACCGCCTCCGGCGCGGGTGCGGGCGTCGAGCTCGCGGCTCCGGTCGCGGGCCGCGTGGTCGGCCTCGACGAGGTCGGGGACCCGGTCTTCGCCTCCCGCGCGCTCGGTGAGGGCGTGGGCATCGAGCCGGCCGACGGCCACGTCGTCGCCCCGGTCGCCGGCGAGCTGGTCACCGTCGTCGACACCGGACACGCCTTCGGCATCCGTACCGCGGACGACATCGAGGTGCTCGTCCACGTCGGCATCGACACGGTGCAGATGGCGGGCAACGGCTTCGACGTTCGCGTCAAGACCGGCCAGAAGGTCTCCGTCGGCG